GTCGGCGTACCCGTTCTCACGGATAAGGTGGACATTGCCAGTGTCCGGGTCCAATTTGCGAGCGGGTGTGTGGCCAATATCACTGCCAGCCGGATTTCCCTCGAAGATCAGCGGCGCATCCGTTTTTTTCAGCCGGACACCTGTGTAACCGTAGATTACGTCACGAAGAAAGTAGCCATGTACCACCGTCTCCCCAGTCAGGGGGATCAGAAATCCCGAATTTCTTTGGAGATGGTTGAAATAGAACCAGGAGATGCCCTGCAGCTGGAGTTATGCTCTTTTATCAAATCCTGCTTACAGCGGACCACCCCCATGGTAACCGGCGAGGACGGCAAAAATGCTCTGGCCTTGGCCATCGAAATCAACAGGCAAATCCAAACGAATATGGAAAAGATCCCTTCGATTACTTCTTTTTACGAGATGAGAGGAAACCTTCCGGACGCCTCTTGGTAAAAATTACCGAACGAAGGAGAGGGGCTCTTGATTCCAGAAAAGAAAAAAATTCTGATCATAGCAGGGGAGGCCTCCGGAGACCTGCACGGGTCCGGTGTGGTAAAGGCCCTTTTACAATTGAGCTCAGATGTTCAGGTTTATGGGGTGGGGGGCGGAAACATGCGCCAAGCCGGCGCCGAATTGATCATCGACTCCTCCCGGCTGGCCGTAGTGGGCATTACCGAGGTTTTTGGGAAAATCGGTAATTTAGTCAGAGCCTATTGGCAATTAAAGCAATTTATCAAAACCAATCACCTTGCTCTTTTAATTTTAATCGATTTTCCTGATTTCAATCTACTCTTGGCCCGGGTGGCCAAAGGGATGGGGGTGCCCGTTCTTTATTACATCAGCCCCCAGGTTTGGGCTTGGCGTTCTGGTCGGGTGAAGAAAATCGCCGAGCGGGTTGATAAAATGGCTGTGATCTTGCCGTTTGAGGTACCCATTTTCCGTAAGGTTGGCTTGGATGTGGAATTCGTCGGTCATCCTTTATTGGATTTAGTGGGTTTGCATCAGCAGGAAATTGCTTTCCCCCATGTGGAGGAATGGAAAGGAGCCCCGCTCATCGCCCTGCTTCCTGGAAGCCGGGCAAAAGAGGTTAACTCCTTACTGCCCAGCATGAAACGGGCCGCCGAGATCATAAGGGAAAAAAAACCAGGAGCCAGGTTTATTCTGGCCGCTGCCCCCTCCTTAAACGTAAAGGAAGTTACGGAGTTTTTAAAGTCTTCAGATGTTTCCGTCACCATTGTCCAGGGGCAAACCTACCAGGTTATCAAGGCTGCCGACTTGGTCATTGTGGCCTCTGGAACTGCCACGCTGGAAACCGCTATCCTCGACAAGCCCATGGTTATCCTTTACCACGTGTCTTCCCTGAGTTATTGGATAGGGAAATCGCTGGTCAAAGTGAATTGGATTGGCCTGGTAAATATTGTTGCTGGAAAAAGAGTGGTACCAGAGCTTCTTCAGGAAGCGGCCCAAGGAGAGCGCATCGCTGCTGAGGCGCTGAAAATCTTAGAGGATGAATCCTACCGGCAGGAGATACTGCAAGGACTAGCCGAGGTCAGAGCGAAACTGGGCACTCCAGGGGCAGCCGAACGAGTCGCCAAGATGGCCCTGAATATAATGGAAAAAAGCAATTAGCTGTCAGCATAATTTTAAATTGCCTATAACCCATTACCTATAACCTATTACCTGTATTGAACATGGACCTCTATCGCCGACTTTTGCATTTCGTTACCCCTTACTGGCATCGCTTGGGCGGAGCCATGCTTTGCATGCTTTTTTTTTCCGCGGCCACGGCAGCCTCAGCCTTTCTGGTTAAACCGGTCCTGGACGATGTTTTTTTCAAAAAAGACCTGGTTATGTTAAAGCTCATTCCCTTGGCCATTATCGGGATCTTCATCCTGAAAGGTCTGGTTGATTATGGGCAGTCTTACCTTATGTCCTACGTGGGGCAGCGGATCATTGCCGACCTGAGGGAGAAAATTTACAACCATATCCAGTCGCTTTCTCTTTCTTTCTTCACCCGGAATCCCACCGGAATTCTGATGTCCCGCATCACCAACGATGTAAATCTGGTCCAGGGAGCCGTAACCGATGCCGTTACCGGACTGTTGAAAGACGTTTTCACCATTGTCGGCCTGGTTTCGGTTATATTCTATCGGGACTGGAAGTTGGCATTTGTGGCCATGGTTGTCTTCCCGCTGGCTATTTATCCGATCGTTAAATTTGGAAGGAAGCTTAGGTCTTATAGCACTCGCAGCCAGACCACCATGGGGGACATATCTTCCATCCTTTTGGAGACGATTGCCGGAAGCCGGATCGTAAAAGCTTTCAATATGGAAGATTATGAACGAGCCCGATTCGCCCGGGAGAACCGCAAACTCTTCGGAATTTCAATGAAGTCTGTTCGGGTGCGGGCCATTTCCCATCCTCTGATGGAGGTGCTCGGCGGCTTGGGCATCGCCTTTATCGTTTTCTACGGCGGTTACAATGTCATTAGAGGAGATGCCACTCCCGGGACTTTTTTTTCATTTCTAACAGCCCTGCTGATGCTCTATGAGCCGGTGAAGCGATTGAGTAACGTAAACAACACAGTGCAACAGGGGTTAGCGGCGGCCTCCCGCATTTTCGAGATTCTGGACACCGTCCCGGAAATCCGCAACCGACCAGGAGCGAGAGCACTCACCAACATCTCGAAGGGGATTGAGTACCGGGATCTGTCGTTCAAGTATGAAGAAGATTGGGTATTAAAGAATATCAACATCAAGGTGAAAACAGGGGAAGTGGTGGCTTTTGTCGGGGCCAGCGGCGGAGGGAAAACCACCCTTCTTAACCTTTTACCCAGATTCTACGACGTTACTTCCGGAAAAGTTCTCATTGATGATGTAGATATTCGTGATTTTACCGTAGAATCCCTAAGAGGAATGATCGGTATCGTCACCCAGCAAACCATTCTTTTCAATGACACAGTGAAGAACAATATTGCCTACGGAAACATCGGCCAGCCCTTTGAGAAGATTGTCAAAGCTGCCGAAGCCGCCTATGCCCATAATTTCATCCAAAATTTGCCCCAGGGATATGATACCGTAATCGGAGAACAAGGGGCGAAGCTTTCCGGTGGAGAACGCCAACGCGTCAGTATTGCTCGGGCTCTTCTTAAAAATGCTCCGATTCTAATATTGGATGAGGCAACTTCCTCTTTGGACTCCGAGTCCGAAATTGAGGTCCAGAAAGCTCTGGAATACCTGATGCAGGGGCGTACCACGCTGGTGATTGCCCATCGTCTCTCGACAATCAGGAAAGCGAATCGTATCATAGTAATTGTCAACGGTGTCATTGTTGAAGAGGGAACCCACGAAGAGCTTTTAGAGCGAGATGGGGAATATAGAAAACTCTATTTGCTTCAATTCATCGATAGTGATTTGGAAAGAATTAATAGGGCGGAGAATGGCGAAAAAGTATCCGCTCTATCTTAGAGAGTTCGAGCCCGGGCTAAGATTGGCTGTAAAAGCCTAAGGAGTTTTATTGCTTTCTTTGCCAATTGTTCGAATGGAGGTAATAAAAAATATTAAAAATTATAAAAAGTTAAATGCTATATTTTAATAAGTTACTTAACAATTTGATTTACACCCAAAAAGAAAGTTTGCTCAGGAAAATAATTCTTGCTCCTCTTGGCATACTTTCTTTTTTTTATGGGTGGGGCAATTCTCTACGAATATATCTTTATGATCGGAAGGTTTTCCCCACCCGTTCTCTTCCTGGCAAAGTGGTAAGTGTGGGAAACATTACCTTGGGAGGTACTGGTAAGACACCTTTTGTTATTTTAATCGCGGAGATGCTCAGGGCAAAAGACTTTCGAGTCGCTATCCTGAGCCGGGGGTATAAAGGGAATTTCCCTGAACCTTTTCGGTTGGTTTCCGATGGGAAGCATACTTTCATGGAGGCATCCCAGGCTGGAGACGAACCTTACTTGCTGGCCGAAAAATTGAATGGGATTCCGGTAATCGTTGGCCAAAATAGATGGCGATCTGGCCAATATGCTATCGAGCATTTTCAAAGCGAAATCCTGATTCTGGACGATGGGTTTCAACACCTCCCTTTAAAAAGGGATTTGAACCTTCTTTTGATCGATTCCTCTTCTCCGTTCGGTAATGGGCACCTGTTCCCTCGGGGTATACTCAGGGAATCCCCAAGTCAGCTTCGTAGGGCTGACGCCATCATTTTGACAAAGGCCGGTCAATATGATAACTTTAAAATATTAAAGCAAAAATTAGCCAAAGTTCCTGAGGAAATTCCCATTTTTCAAGTTGAATATTCACCAGGTGAAATTCGGATGTTGGAAAAAGAAACATCCTTCCCACCGGAATACCTGAACGGGAAGAAGGTTTTGGCTTTCTCCGGCATTGCCAAACCCATTTCATTTCAACAAACTCTTCTTAATTTAAACGCCCAAATCGCCGAGTTCGCCATTTTCCCCGATCATCATCAGTACCGTCCTAAAGAATGGGAAAAGCTTTATCAAAAAGCAAAGAATTTAAGGGTTGATGCACTGGTAACAACCGAAAAAGATCTGGTGCGGTGCCAAGGTCTGGAGCAAGGGATCATTCCTTTGTGGGGAGTTTCCATCCAACATGTTTTCTTGGGCAACGATTTACCCCGCTTTGAAGAATTCCTGTTTTCGAGGCTGAGCCTTGCTAGGTGAACGGATTTTTAATGGAAAAAATAGGCCAATCCCTTGTCCAAAAATTTCTACTGCCGGCCATTAACCTTATCCCGCTCCAATCGAGGGTTTGGTTCCTGGAAAGATTGGGCCGGTTGTTATATGTTCTCGACGGGCGGCATCGCAGGATCACCTTAAGAAACTTAGCCCTGGCTTTCAAGGATAAAGATTTTAAGGAACGAGAGCAGATTGCCCGGTCGGTCTTTCAGAATCTAGGGAGAGTTCTGGCCGAATTTTCCTACATTCCGAAGTTAAACGAACAGAATATTGGTCAGCATATTGCGGTCGAAGGTTTAGAAAATTTTTACCGGGCGTATACCAAGGGGAGAGGAGTTCTTTTGTTTACGGCCCACTTCGGCAATTGGGAATGGATGGCCTTAAGCATACCTCTTGTGATTCGCCAACGCTGCAATGTGGTTGTTCGTCCTTTGGACAGCCAATTCTTGGACGGGGTGGTGCAATGGTTACGTACCTGCACTGGCAATCAAACAATCCCCAAACAAAAGTCCCTGGGGCGCCTCTTGCACCTTCTAAAAAACGGAGAAATCATAGGGATTCTTCTTGACCAAAACATGGCCTGGCAAGAAGGGGTTTTTGTCAACTTTTTCGGCGAACTGGCCTGTACAAACATAGGGATGGCTTTGTTGGCGTTAAAGACCGGGGCACCCGTGGTCCCCACTTTCAATATCCGACAGGCCGATGGGAGTTACCGGGTTGTGTTCGAACCGGAAGTTCCATTAATTCAAACCGAGGATAAAGATCAGGACGTGGAAAAAAATACAGAACTTTTTACCCACATCATCGAGCGGTATGTGCGCGATCATCCCGATCACTGGTTATGGTTGCACCAAAGATGGAAGACCCGCCCCTGGCAGTCCAAAAGGCGAAAAGGATCGTTCGGTTATGAAGGGTGAAGAGAAGGCCCTCTTTAAGGATGTTAAAAAAATCTTGATCCGCTCAGCCAATTGGGTGGGAGATGCGGTGATGAGTCTCCCCGCCATTACTTCAACGCGGCTGAGTTTTCCCCAGGCGGACATTGCCATCCTAACTAAACCTTGGGTGGCGGAAATATTTCACAACAGCCCTATTGTCGATCGGGTAATTCTCTACCAAAGTCCTGGAATCCATCAAGGGATTCAGGGGAAATGGCGTCTGGCCCAAAAACTAAAAGAAGAAGGTTTCGAATTGGCCCTTCTGCTGCAGAATGCCTTTGAAGCAGCTTTAATTTCCTATCTGGCCAGGATTCCTCGAAGAGCTGGGTATAATACAGACGGGCGGAGCCTTTTGCTCACCCACCCAGTGGCTTGCAATCAAAAAATTAAAAAGGGTCACCAAGTCGATTATTATTTAGAGATGGTAGAATCACTGGGTTTTCTTTCTGTCAGGCGTACTCCTTATTTAGAAGTGTCCCAGGAACAACAGGAAGAAGCATTGCGGATGCTAAAATCTTTGGGTGTAAGAGAAACGGAAGAAATCGTCGGAATCAGTCCAGGGGCGACCTATGGGTCTGCCAAACAATGGTTTCCGGAAAGATATGGAAAACTGGTGGAGCAAATTGGGAAAAACTTGGGAGCCCGAATTCTAATCTTTGGAAGCCATGGAGATAAAAAAGTGGCCCTTCAGGTCCGCCAGAATGCCCGGATACCGCTCATGGATCTAACGGGCATAACCACCCTGGCGCAGGCCATGGCTTTGATTGCCCGTTGCCGTCTTCTTATTACTAACGACTCAGGCCTGATGCATGTCGCTGCTGCCCTGGGGGTTCCTTTAATTGCCCTTTTTGGATCCACGGATCCTCAGAGAACGGGGCCCAGAGGGGAGTTATGTCGGGTGATCGGCAAGCCCATCCCCTGTGCCCCATGTTTGAAAGCCGAATGTCCTGATCAAAGGCGCTGTATGGAACTTATCTCCGTAGATGAGGTTTATGAAGAAGTAAAAGCAATTTGGGACTCGAAACTATGAACCCGCAACCCATAACTCGCAACCCGCAACTCCCAGCTTCCAAGGGGCATATCGCTGTTTTTCTTGATCGGGACGGGACGATATGCGAAGAGGTGGGTTACATTGATTCAATTGAGCGGCTGCGCCTTATCCCCCGCTCGGCTGCGGCTATAAAATTGCTTAACGATCGGGGGTTTAAAGTCGTAGGGGTGACTAACCAGTCCGGCGTAGCTAGAGGT
This genomic stretch from Deltaproteobacteria bacterium harbors:
- the lpxB gene encoding lipid-A-disaccharide synthase — its product is MIPEKKKILIIAGEASGDLHGSGVVKALLQLSSDVQVYGVGGGNMRQAGAELIIDSSRLAVVGITEVFGKIGNLVRAYWQLKQFIKTNHLALLILIDFPDFNLLLARVAKGMGVPVLYYISPQVWAWRSGRVKKIAERVDKMAVILPFEVPIFRKVGLDVEFVGHPLLDLVGLHQQEIAFPHVEEWKGAPLIALLPGSRAKEVNSLLPSMKRAAEIIREKKPGARFILAAAPSLNVKEVTEFLKSSDVSVTIVQGQTYQVIKAADLVIVASGTATLETAILDKPMVILYHVSSLSYWIGKSLVKVNWIGLVNIVAGKRVVPELLQEAAQGERIAAEALKILEDESYRQEILQGLAEVRAKLGTPGAAERVAKMALNIMEKSN
- the msbA gene encoding lipid A export permease/ATP-binding protein MsbA; translated protein: MDLYRRLLHFVTPYWHRLGGAMLCMLFFSAATAASAFLVKPVLDDVFFKKDLVMLKLIPLAIIGIFILKGLVDYGQSYLMSYVGQRIIADLREKIYNHIQSLSLSFFTRNPTGILMSRITNDVNLVQGAVTDAVTGLLKDVFTIVGLVSVIFYRDWKLAFVAMVVFPLAIYPIVKFGRKLRSYSTRSQTTMGDISSILLETIAGSRIVKAFNMEDYERARFARENRKLFGISMKSVRVRAISHPLMEVLGGLGIAFIVFYGGYNVIRGDATPGTFFSFLTALLMLYEPVKRLSNVNNTVQQGLAAASRIFEILDTVPEIRNRPGARALTNISKGIEYRDLSFKYEEDWVLKNINIKVKTGEVVAFVGASGGGKTTLLNLLPRFYDVTSGKVLIDDVDIRDFTVESLRGMIGIVTQQTILFNDTVKNNIAYGNIGQPFEKIVKAAEAAYAHNFIQNLPQGYDTVIGEQGAKLSGGERQRVSIARALLKNAPILILDEATSSLDSESEIEVQKALEYLMQGRTTLVIAHRLSTIRKANRIIVIVNGVIVEEGTHEELLERDGEYRKLYLLQFIDSDLERINRAENGEKVSALS
- the lpxK gene encoding tetraacyldisaccharide 4'-kinase; protein product: MLYFNKLLNNLIYTQKESLLRKIILAPLGILSFFYGWGNSLRIYLYDRKVFPTRSLPGKVVSVGNITLGGTGKTPFVILIAEMLRAKDFRVAILSRGYKGNFPEPFRLVSDGKHTFMEASQAGDEPYLLAEKLNGIPVIVGQNRWRSGQYAIEHFQSEILILDDGFQHLPLKRDLNLLLIDSSSPFGNGHLFPRGILRESPSQLRRADAIILTKAGQYDNFKILKQKLAKVPEEIPIFQVEYSPGEIRMLEKETSFPPEYLNGKKVLAFSGIAKPISFQQTLLNLNAQIAEFAIFPDHHQYRPKEWEKLYQKAKNLRVDALVTTEKDLVRCQGLEQGIIPLWGVSIQHVFLGNDLPRFEEFLFSRLSLAR
- a CDS encoding lysophospholipid acyltransferase family protein translates to MEKIGQSLVQKFLLPAINLIPLQSRVWFLERLGRLLYVLDGRHRRITLRNLALAFKDKDFKEREQIARSVFQNLGRVLAEFSYIPKLNEQNIGQHIAVEGLENFYRAYTKGRGVLLFTAHFGNWEWMALSIPLVIRQRCNVVVRPLDSQFLDGVVQWLRTCTGNQTIPKQKSLGRLLHLLKNGEIIGILLDQNMAWQEGVFVNFFGELACTNIGMALLALKTGAPVVPTFNIRQADGSYRVVFEPEVPLIQTEDKDQDVEKNTELFTHIIERYVRDHPDHWLWLHQRWKTRPWQSKRRKGSFGYEG
- the waaF gene encoding lipopolysaccharide heptosyltransferase II, producing the protein MKGEEKALFKDVKKILIRSANWVGDAVMSLPAITSTRLSFPQADIAILTKPWVAEIFHNSPIVDRVILYQSPGIHQGIQGKWRLAQKLKEEGFELALLLQNAFEAALISYLARIPRRAGYNTDGRSLLLTHPVACNQKIKKGHQVDYYLEMVESLGFLSVRRTPYLEVSQEQQEEALRMLKSLGVRETEEIVGISPGATYGSAKQWFPERYGKLVEQIGKNLGARILIFGSHGDKKVALQVRQNARIPLMDLTGITTLAQAMALIARCRLLITNDSGLMHVAAALGVPLIALFGSTDPQRTGPRGELCRVIGKPIPCAPCLKAECPDQRRCMELISVDEVYEEVKAIWDSKL